The nucleotide sequence CCACCATTTTCGCCGAGCTTGCCGCCGCCGTTTTCAAAAACTCTTCAAAGCTGATGTCCGCTTTTTCGTCCGCCGAGTCGGACATCGCGCGGATCACGACGAAAGGCGTGTTCAACTGGTGGCAGGCTTGCGCAATCGCCGCCGCTTCCATTTCCACTGCTTTGACTTCGGGAAAATGGCTACGGATTTCCGCCACGCCTTCGCTGCTGTGGACAAAGCGGTCGCCGCTGACAATCAAGCCTTGCTCTACCGCCGCACCTTCAAACACTTCCGCCGCTTGTTTCGCCTTGCCGACCAAGAGGTCGTCTGAAACGAATACGGCGGGCAGTTGCGGCACTTGTCCCCAAACATAGCCGAACGCCGTGACATCGACATCGTGGTGCGCGATTTCCGTGCCGACCACTACGTCGCCGACTTTCAAACCCTTGCCCAACCCGCCCGCGCTGCCGGTATTGATGACGCAGTCCGGCGCGAATTGATGGATAACCCAAGCCGTTGAAACCGCCGCGTTGACCTTGCCGATGCCGCTCAATACCAACACCATGCGCTTGCCCGCCATTTCGCCTTCGTAGGCGGTAAACTTACCGAAAGACACGCTTTTGACATCATCCATCGCCTCGCGCAAAAGCTCGATTTCCTGTTCCATCGCACCGATGACCGCTACTGTTTGTACAGACATTTTTTACCTTTCCATGAAATTGTGGGCGGTATTATAACAGCAGCGGCGGCATTCCATACCCGTATTGAATCCGCCATATTGCCCGCCTGTCTTATTATCCGATACGGTAATCGTGCCATTTTTATGTATCATGATTTATTTGATATAATCCATTTCAATAAAATAACCACCGAAATTATCCAATATCATGATGACCAACCCTCCCAGCGCAAAAGACGAATTGTTCACTTGGCTGCGCCATATGAACAAATACAAAGGCTCCGACCTTTTTATCACTACCAATTTTCCGCCTGCTATGAAAGTGGACGGCAAAATTACGCCGATTACCGACGAGCCGCTGACCTCCGAAAAATGTATGGAAATCGCTTTTTCGATTATGTCCACCAAACAAATCGAAGAGTTTTCCTCCACCAACGAATGCAACTTCGCCATCAGCCTGCCCGACACCAGTCGCTTCCGCGTCAATGCCATGGTGCAGCGCGGCGCGACGGCGTTGGTGTTCCGCTCCATTACCAGCAAAATCCCGAATTTCGACAGCCTCAATCTGCCGCCCGTCTTGAAAGACGTGGTGATGAAAAAACGCGGCCTCGTGATTTTCGTCGGCGGTACCGGCTCGGGCAAATCGACCTCGCTCGCCGCGATGGTTGACCACCGCAACGAGAATTGCCAAGACCACATCATCACCATCGAAGACCCGATTGAGTTCGTCCATCAACACAAAAAAAGCATCATTACCCAGCGCGAAGTCGGCGTGGATACCGAAAACTGGTTTGCCGCGCTGAAAAACACCCTGCGTCAGGCGCCAGACGTCATCCTGATTGGTGAGATTCGCGACCGCGAAACCATGGACTACGCCTTGGCGTTCGCCGAAACAGGCCACCTCTGTCTCGCCACGCTGCACGCCAACAACTCCAACCAGGCGCTCGACCGTATCATCAACTTCTTCCCAGAAGAGCGCCGCACCCAGCTTTTGACCGACTTGTCGCTTAACCTGCAAGCCTTCATCTCGCAACGCCTGATTCCCCGCGAAGGCGGCAAGGGCCGCGTAGCCGCAGTGGAAATCCTGCTCAATTCGCCGATCATTTCCGAGATGATTCAAAAAGGCGAAATCCACGGCATCAAAGAAATGATGAAAAAATCGACCGCCATGGGCATGCAAACCTTCGACCAAGCGCTCTACGAGCTGTACGAACGCGGCGACATCAGCTTCCAAGACGCCATTAAAAATGCCGACTCCGCCCACGACCTGCGTTTGGATATCCAACTGCGCAGCCGCCGCGCCCAAAACGCCGGCCCAGATTTGGAACTGATTTAAAAGTTGTCGAAATGAGCAAAGGTCGTCTGAAAACTACTTTTCAGACGACCTTTTAAACAACTAATTAAATTACATAGTCCACAGCATAACGGCTTGCACAGGCCTTTTGGTTTCTAACCATATCAAACAGCTTTAATTAATCCAGCCAACAGAACTATAGGGGATTTTCTACACAGCCGTGTCGGTATTGTGTAGGAAATCGTCGCGTTGTTTTCACTCATATGCTTGTCAGGGTCTTTTACCGATGGGAACAGATAACGGCTATGTCCTGTCAGTTCGTTCCTTCAGTTCTACCGAAAGCTCAAGCGTCCAATCGGCAAGGGGGACGATATGCGGGACTTTCATCTGCATCTTAGCGGCGGGTATGCTCCATTCTGCCCCGTCTAAATCAAATTCGGGCCATTCCGCCACCCTAAGCTCTCCATTTCTGACAAAGGTCAGCATGATTAGCTGCATGGCTATTTTTGTTTGCTGTTCGGCTTGTTCCAGCATCAAAAGGCGATAAAACTCGGTCAGCTCGGATTACGGCAATGCGGGCTGATGTTTCTGCTTTGGGGCTTTAATTAAACCTACCAAAGGAACAGCGGGGTTGTTCTCTGCCCGCTCCGTCCGTATCACATAAGTGAAAACAGACTTGATACGCTACAATATCCGCCCCGCCGTTTCAAGTCTCCCCTTGCTGCCACCGCTTCAATCACTTCTTTTATAGTGGATTAACTTTAAACCAGTACGGCGTTGCCTTGCCGTACTATCTGTACTGTCTGCGGCTTCGTCGCCTTGTCCTGATTTAAATTTAATCCGCTATACTTGGCTAACTTTGATTTCACTGACGGGCAAACTGCCCAGCGTGGGGAAAATGTCCTTTTCCAAGCTGTCCCATACACGGGCGGCGTGATTGCCTGTCAATCCCGTTTCACGGTGTTTGTGCCATTCGGCGGCAATGTTCCGAAAGGTATTACTGACAGCAGCTTGCCGTTCGCGCTTTTCCTGTTGCTTGGCTTCGCTGGGATCTTGCCCCGATGCAAGTAAGCGGCGGGTGTTTTCGGCGGTTTGGCGGGCTTCTATCAGTGATACGGTCGGATATTTGCCGATTGAAAGCGTTTTACGTTTGCCGTTATGCGAAAAGTCAAACCGCCATAACTTCCCGCCGCTGGTATTGATATACAGATACAAGCCCTTGCCGTCATTCAGCTTAAACGGTTTTCGGCGAGCTTGGCGTTTTTGATTTGGCGGTCGTTCAGCTTCATTTTTACGGTATTTTTTCGAGGTATTTTTCAAATACCGCAAAAGATACCGTAAATTTTAGGTTACTTCAATTAAGCTGAATTAGACGGGATTAGATGATATATGGACACCGAAAACAGCGGAAAGCCTTGTCTTTCTTGGCTTTGGTTTACGGCGTTAGACTGTGATAGACAAAAAAATAACCGTTCTAAAAGCGGTTGTGGTGCCCGGAGCCGGAATCGAACCGGCACGGCCGGTTTAGGGCCGACGGATTTTAAGTCCGTTGTGTCTACCTATTTCACCACCCGGGCGCAGACTGTTCTATATTGAAATTTGGAGGCGGGGGCGCGGATTTGAACCGGCCTGTATAAGGGTTGCACCCCTTATAGCATAAACACTCTGCCACCCCGCCATAAAATGAGTGGAGGCGAGAGTCGGAATCGAACCGGCGTAGACGGATTTGCAATCCGCTGCATAACCACTTTGCTATCTCGCCAAACAAACTACTAGGTAGTATTCAAACTGGAGCGGGAAACGAGTCTCGAACTCGCGACCTC is from Neisseria sicca and encodes:
- a CDS encoding tyrosine-type recombinase/integrase, with translation MLEQAEQQTKIAMQLIMLTFVRNGELRVAEWPEFDLDGAEWSIPAAKMQMKVPHIVPLADWTLELSVELKERTDRT
- a CDS encoding 5'-methylthioadenosine/adenosylhomocysteine nucleosidase, with the translated sequence MSVQTVAVIGAMEQEIELLREAMDDVKSVSFGKFTAYEGEMAGKRMVLVLSGIGKVNAAVSTAWVIHQFAPDCVINTGSAGGLGKGLKVGDVVVGTEIAHHDVDVTAFGYVWGQVPQLPAVFVSDDLLVGKAKQAAEVFEGAAVEQGLIVSGDRFVHSSEGVAEIRSHFPEVKAVEMEAAAIAQACHQLNTPFVVIRAMSDSADEKADISFEEFLKTAAASSAKMVEKIVASL
- a CDS encoding PilT/PilU family type 4a pilus ATPase is translated as MMTNPPSAKDELFTWLRHMNKYKGSDLFITTNFPPAMKVDGKITPITDEPLTSEKCMEIAFSIMSTKQIEEFSSTNECNFAISLPDTSRFRVNAMVQRGATALVFRSITSKIPNFDSLNLPPVLKDVVMKKRGLVIFVGGTGSGKSTSLAAMVDHRNENCQDHIITIEDPIEFVHQHKKSIITQREVGVDTENWFAALKNTLRQAPDVILIGEIRDRETMDYALAFAETGHLCLATLHANNSNQALDRIINFFPEERRTQLLTDLSLNLQAFISQRLIPREGGKGRVAAVEILLNSPIISEMIQKGEIHGIKEMMKKSTAMGMQTFDQALYELYERGDISFQDAIKNADSAHDLRLDIQLRSRRAQNAGPDLELI
- a CDS encoding tyrosine-type recombinase/integrase, which codes for MRYLKNTSKKYRKNEAERPPNQKRQARRKPFKLNDGKGLYLYINTSGGKLWRFDFSHNGKRKTLSIGKYPTVSLIEARQTAENTRRLLASGQDPSEAKQQEKRERQAAVSNTFRNIAAEWHKHRETGLTGNHAARVWDSLEKDIFPTLGSLPVSEIKVSQV